The proteins below are encoded in one region of Holophagaceae bacterium:
- a CDS encoding TOBE domain-containing protein, whose protein sequence is MEPKGPLVRLHLDCGFPLEALVTTWACEDLALKEGDSVLAMIKATAIHLIPVM, encoded by the coding sequence CTGGAGCCCAAGGGCCCGCTGGTGCGCCTGCACCTGGACTGCGGCTTCCCCCTCGAAGCCCTCGTCACCACCTGGGCCTGCGAGGATTTGGCCTTGAAAGAAGGCGACTCCGTCCTCGCCATGATCAAGGCCACGGCGATCCATCTCATCCCGGTGATGTAG
- a CDS encoding DUF1801 domain-containing protein produces the protein MALDNQINRYLESIPEPKQSDMRRIHGAILEMNPGCKLWFLDGKDESGKVVSNPSIGYGTLSKKYADGKIKEFYQTGISANSAGLSVYVMGIDDKKYLQEKYAHAIGKASITGYCIKFKALKDIDLEILKGAIQDGMERTRA, from the coding sequence ATGGCACTAGATAATCAGATCAATCGCTATCTCGAATCGATACCAGAGCCTAAGCAGTCCGACATGCGGAGGATCCATGGCGCCATTCTGGAGATGAATCCAGGTTGCAAACTCTGGTTTCTCGACGGCAAAGACGAAAGCGGCAAGGTCGTGTCCAACCCAAGCATAGGTTATGGCACGCTGAGCAAAAAATACGCTGATGGGAAAATCAAAGAATTTTATCAAACAGGTATTAGCGCGAACTCAGCGGGTCTGTCGGTCTACGTCATGGGGATTGACGACAAGAAGTATTTGCAAGAAAAGTACGCGCACGCGATCGGAAAGGCTAGCATCACGGGGTACTGCATCAAGTTCAAGGCGCTCAAGGATATTGACTTGGAAATTCTAAAGGGTGCGATCCAAGATGGTATGGAACGAACCCGCGCCTAA